TTGCACACTTTGCCGGCTCCCTGCCGGATTAAGCGCGCGTTCACGGCCCGAATTGGATATGGCGGGGGCGCGAAACCCGCATTACAGGGGCATCGCGACAAAAGGTCAGGCGGTTTCGGTGGTCGGCCGGCAAGAGCGGGCTCCGAAAGCGATGTTGACGGGAACAGCAACTGGGATTGAAGCGATATGACCTTGCCGAGACGTATCCGCGCCGCGGCCGCAGCCGTCCTTGCGCTTGCCGGATCGAGCCTGTTCGCCAGTTCCGCGCAAGCCGCGCCGAATTGCGCCGGCCCCGCGAGCGATACCTGGATCAACATCGTGGTGGATGGCCTGCGCAACGGCAACGGCCTGATCGCAGTGACGCTGTACGAGGACGATTCCCGCAAGTTCCTGGTCAAGCACGGATCGCTCTATGTCGGGCGGGTCGATGCCGCCGCGCCCGAAACGCGCCTGTGCCTGTTCGTGCCGCGGCCCGGCGTCTATGCCATTGCGGTCTATCACGACGAGGATTCGTCGGGGAAGATCAACCGCAGCGGCGTGCTCGGCATCCCCACCGAAGGCTTCGGCTTTTCCAACAATCCGCCGACCATCGCCAGCCTGCCCGCGTTCCGTTCGGTGCGGATCAGCATCCCGCGCAGCAACCTGTCCACGCGGATTCACCTGAAATATCCCTGAGGGGGCGGTTCAGCCCGGCACGCCGTTGAACATCGGCGCGAGATGCCAAGGCGCCAGTTCTTCGGCCAGCGCGTGCGCGCGCGGGTCGTCGACGTCCATCCACCAGGCATCGTCGATGTCCATCGTCGCCGCGCGGCCGCGATCGGCCAGAACCTGCATGCCGTCCGAAAGGCTGCCCGCCTTGCCCGCTGCGATGGCCTCGCGGATCGCCGTGGCCAGCTCCGGCGTGGCCAGGAACGCGCCGCAATCGACCGCGTCATAGGGCTCGATGGTCTTGCCGATGGCGGTGATGAAGCCCCGATCGTCCAGCCGCACCCAGGTGGCGTCGTCGGGAT
The Novosphingobium sp. EMRT-2 genome window above contains:
- a CDS encoding DUF2141 domain-containing protein, with the protein product MTLPRRIRAAAAAVLALAGSSLFASSAQAAPNCAGPASDTWINIVVDGLRNGNGLIAVTLYEDDSRKFLVKHGSLYVGRVDAAAPETRLCLFVPRPGVYAIAVYHDEDSSGKINRSGVLGIPTEGFGFSNNPPTIASLPAFRSVRISIPRSNLSTRIHLKYP